One window from the genome of Gadus macrocephalus chromosome 7, ASM3116895v1 encodes:
- the LOC132461275 gene encoding uncharacterized protein LOC132461275 — MYNKSTTTSGRKENIRQKMRELARLVITARSVTPLKNLRDFIMPCNFRYVINAVRSVAGYNEESNLFGIGSLAVKLGHSLKKIANIIQCSALMVGNAEVAESARNFSTIYDKQWNECISSGALNTLAQAKWNKPQVLPFTEDVKKLHSFLAAKQKNAMSALQVEPNSRNFAILSKVTLTQVILFNRRREGEVSKMMMKLYVSRDHTQMHKDIALGLSAYEKKLCDYFQRVEIRGKRGRKVPVLFAPHIVSAIDILIEERAKCGVPMENEYLFARPAALTHYRGADCFREYARACGAENPGTLSSTKLRKQVATLSTMLNMKENELDQLASFLGHDIRIHREFYRLPESTLQLAKVSKILIAMEKGRLPELQGKGLDDIIINPQGNFGGKYA; from the coding sequence ATGTACAACAAAAGCACAACAACTTCtggaagaaaagaaaacatacgTCAAAAGATGAGAGAATTAGCCAGACTAGTCATCACTGCGAGATCTGTGACACCCTTGAAGAACTTACGAGACTTCATCATGCCTTGCAACTTCCGTTATGTAATAAATGCAGTGAGATCTGTGGCTGGATACAATGAGGAGAGCAACTTATTCGGAATTGGGTCATTGGCAGTTAAACTTGGACATAGCTTAAAGAAGATTGCGAACATCATACAATGCAGTGCACTCATGGTAGGTAATGCCGAGGTTGCAGAGTCTGCTCGCAACTTCTCAACAATTTATGACAAACAATGGAATGAGTGCATTTCATCTGGGGCACTGAATACTCTTGCTCAAGCTAAATGGAACAAGCCTCAAGTCTTGCCTTTCACAGAAGACGTCAAGAAGCTCCACTCCTTCCTTGCCGCCAAACAGAAAAATGCAATGAGTGCCCTGCAGGTTGAGCCAAATTCCAGGAACTTTGCCATTCTTTCGAAAGTGACATTGACCCAGGTCATTCTGTTTAACAGGAGAAGGGAGGGTGAGGTTTCAAAAATGATGATGAAATTATATGTTTCTAGGGatcacacacagatgcataaaGACATTGCTTTGGGACTCAGTGCCTATGAAAAGAAGCTTTGTGACTACTTTCAAAGGGTGGAAATACGTGGGAAAAGAGGGCGAAAGGTCCCCGTTCTGTTTGCCCCTCATATAGTTTCTGCCATAGACATCCTCATTGAGGAAAGGGCAAAATGTGGAGTACCCATGGAAAATGAGTACCTGTTTGCTCGTCCAGCTGCTCTCACACATTATCGAGGTGCAGACTGTTTTCGTGAGTATGCAAGGGCCTGTGGTGCAGAAAACCCAGGTACCCTCTCTTCTACCAAACTACGCAAGCAAGTTGCCACCTTATCTACCATGctcaatatgaaagaaaatgaaTTGGATCAACTCGCCAGCTTTCTTGGGCACGACATTCGAATTCATCGGGAGTTCTACCGTCTCCCAGAGAGCACTCTTCAATTGGCCAAAGTCAGTAAAATCCTCATTGCCATGGAAAAGGGAAGACTGCCAGAGCTGCAAGGGAAAGGACTAGATGACATAATCATAAACCCACAAGGTAATTTTGGGGGGAAATATGCCTGA